A window of the Streptomyces sp. NBC_00250 genome harbors these coding sequences:
- a CDS encoding M67 family metallopeptidase has protein sequence MLTITRALYDQIVEHSRADHPDEACGVVAGPAGTGRPERFIPMLNAARSPTFYEFDSADLLKLYREMDDRDEEPVIVYHSHTATEAYPSRTDISYANEPQAHYVLVSTADSDGAGPFQFRSFTIVEGVVTEEEVKVVEEYDA, from the coding sequence ATGCTGACCATCACCCGGGCCCTGTACGACCAGATCGTGGAGCACTCCCGCGCGGACCACCCCGACGAGGCCTGCGGCGTGGTCGCGGGTCCGGCCGGCACCGGGCGCCCCGAGCGCTTCATCCCGATGCTCAACGCCGCCCGCTCGCCCACGTTCTACGAGTTCGACTCCGCGGACCTGCTCAAGCTCTACCGGGAGATGGACGACCGGGACGAAGAGCCCGTCATCGTCTACCACTCGCACACCGCGACCGAGGCCTACCCGTCCCGCACGGACATCTCGTACGCGAACGAGCCCCAGGCCCACTACGTCCTGGTCTCCACCGCCGACAGCGACGGCGCGGGCCCCTTCCAGTTCCGCTCCTTCACCATCGTCGAGGGCGTCGTGACGGAGGAAGAGGTCAAGGTCGTCGAGGAGTACGACGCCTGA